The following are from one region of the Phyllostomus discolor isolate MPI-MPIP mPhyDis1 chromosome 9, mPhyDis1.pri.v3, whole genome shotgun sequence genome:
- the MYH7B gene encoding myosin-7B isoform X1, whose product MMDVSELGESARYLRQGYQEMMKVHTVPWDGKKRVWVPDEQDAYVEAEVKSEATGGRVSVETKDQKVLMVRESELQPMNPPRFDLLEDMAMMTHLNEASVLHNLRQRYARWMIYTYSGLFCVTINPYKWLPVYTPSVVAAYKGKRRSEAPPHIYSVADNAYNDMLRNRENQSMLITGESGAGKTVNTKRVIQYFAIVAALGDGPGKKAQFLATKTGGTLEDQIIEANPAMEAFGNAKTLRNDNSSRFGKFIRIHFGPTGKLASADIDSYLLEKSRVIFQLPGERGYHVYYQILSGKKPELQDMLLLSMNPYDYHFCSQGVITVDNMDDGEELMATDHAMDILGFSVDEKCACYKIVGALLHFGNMKFKQKQREEQAEADGTESADKAAYLMGVNSGDLLKGLLHPRVRVGNEYVTKGQSVEQVVFAVGALAKATYDRLFRWLVSRINQTLDTKLPRQFFIGVLDIAGFEIFEFNSFEQLCINFTNEKLQQFFNQHMFVLEQEEYKREGIDWVFIDFGLDLQPCIDLIEKPLGILSILEEECMFPKASDASFRAKLYDNHAGKSPNFQQPRPDKKRKYQAHFEVVHYAGVVPYSIVGWLEKNKDPLNETVVPIFQKSQNKLLATLYENYAGSCSTEPPKSGVKEKRKKAASFQTVSQVHKENLNKLMTNLRATQPHFVRCIVPNENKTPGVMDAFLVLHQLRCNGVLEGIRICRQGFPNRLLYADFRQRYRILNPGAIPDDTFMDSRKATEKLLGSLDIDHTQYQFGHTKVFFKAGLLGILEELRDQRLAKVLTLLQARSRGRLMRLEYQRLLGGRDALFTIQWNIRAFNAVKNWSWMKLFFKMKPLLRSAQAEEELAALRAELRGLRSALASAEAKRQELEETHVSVTQEKNDLALQLQAEQDNLADAEERCHLLIKSKVQLEAKVKELSERLEDEEEVNADLAARRRKLEDECTELKKDIDDLELTLAKAEKEKQATENKVKNLTEEMAALEESVARLTKEKKALQEAHQQALGDLQAEEDRVSALAKAKLRLEQQVEDLECSLEQEKKLRMDTERAKRKLEGDLKLTQESVTDAAQDKQQLEEKLKKKDSELSQLNLRVEDEQLLGAQLQKKIKELQARAEELEEELEAERAARARVEKQRAEAARELEELSERLEEAGGVSSGQREGCRKREAELGRLRRELEETALRHEATVAALRRKQADSAAELGEQVDSLQRVRQKLEKEKSELRMEVDDLGTSVETLARGKASAEKLCRTYEDQLSEAKIKVEELQRQLADASTQRGRLQTENGELSRLLEEKESLISQLSRGKALATQSLEELRRQLEEESKAKSALAHAVQALRHDCDLLREQHEEESEAQAELQRLLSKANAEVAQWRSKYEADAIQRTEELEEAKKKLALRLQEAEEGVEAANAKCSSLEKAKLRLQTESEDVTLELERATSAAAALDKKQRHLERALEERRRQEEETQRELEAAQREARSLGTELFRLRHTHEEALEALETLKRENKNLQEEISDLSDHVSLSGKSIQELEKAKKALEGEKSELQAALEEAEGALELEETKTLRIQLELSQVKAEVDRKLAEKDEECANLRRNHQRAVESLQASLDAETRARNEALRLKKKMEGDLNDLELQLGHATRQATEAQAATRLLQAQLKEEQAGRDEEQRLSAELREQAQALERRGMLLATELEELRAALEQGERSRRLAEQELLEATERLNLLHSQNTGLLNQKKKLEVDLAQLSGEVEEAAQERREAEEKAKKAITDAAMMAEELKKEQDTSAHLERMKKTLEQTVRELQARLEEAEQAALRGGKKQVQKLEAKVRELEAELDAEQKKHAEALKGVRKHERRVKELAYQAEEDRKNLARMQDLVDKLQNKVKSYKRQFEEAEQQANTNLAKYRKAQHELDDAEERADMAETQANKLRARTRDALGHKHKE is encoded by the exons ATGATGGATGTGAGTGAGCTCGGGGAGTCCGCCCGCTACCTCCGCCAGGGCTACCAGGAGATGATGAAGGTGCACACTGTGCCTTGGGATG GAAAGAAGCGGGTCTGGGTACCTGACGAACAGGATGCCTACGTGGAGGCGGAGGTCAAGTCGGAGGCTACTGGGGGCAGAGTCAGCGTGGAGACCAAAGACCAGAAG GTGCTGATGGTACGGGAATCAGAGCTGCAGCCCATGAACCCACCCAGGTTCGACTTGCTGGAGGACATGGCCATGATGACACACCTCAACGAGGCCTCGGTGCTGCACAACCTGCGCCAACGTTATGCTCGCTGGATGATCTAC ACCTACTCCGGCCTCTTCTGTGTCACCATCAACCCCTACAAATGGCTCCCGGTCTACACGCCCTCCGTGGTGGCTGCTTACAAGGGAAAGCGCCGCTCGGAGGCCCCACCCCACATATACTCAGTGGCTGACAACGCCTACAATGATATGCTGCGAA ACCGAGAAAACCAGTCCATGCTGATCAC CGGAGAGTCGGGGGCCGGTAAGACGGTTAACACCAAGCGGGTCATTCAGTACTTTGCCATCGTCGCTGCCCTGGGAGACGGGCCGGGCAAGAAGGCC cAATTTCTGGCCACAAAGACTGGG gGTACCCTTGAGGATCAAATCATTGAGGCTAACCCTGCGATGGAGGCTTTTGGCAACGCCAAAACCCTGCGGAATGACAACTCATCCCGCTTT GGCAAGTTCATCCGCATTCACTTTGGGCCCACTGGGAAGCTGGCGTCTGCGGATATAGACAGCT ATCTCCTGGAGAAGTCGAGGGTGATCTTCCAGCTGCCCGGAGAGCGTGGCTACCATGTCTACTACCAGATCCTCTCGGGGAAGAAGCCAGAGCTGCAGG ACATGCTGCTTCTGTCTATGAACCCCTACGACTACCACTTCTGCAGTCAGGGTGTCATCACCGTGGACAACATGGATGATGGGGAGGAGCTCATGGCCACAGAT CATGCCATGGACATCCTGGGCTTCAGCGTGGACGAGAAGTGTGCCTGCTATAAGATCGTGGGTGCCCTCCTGCACTTCGGCAACATGAAGTTCAAGCAGAAGCAGCGGGAGGAGCAGGCCGAGGCCGACGGCACAGAGA GTGCTGACAAGGCAGCCTACCTGATGGGAGTCAACAGTGGGGACCTCCTCAAAGGCCTTCTGCACCCCCGAGTCCGTGTGGGGAACGAGTACGTGACCAAGGGCCAGAGCGTGGAGCAG GTGGTGTTTGCCGTGGGGGCTCTGGCCAAGGCCACCTACGACCGGCTGTTCCGGTGGCTGGTGTCTCGGATCAACCAGACGCTGGACACAAAGCTGCCCCGGCAGTTCTTCATCGGGGTCCTGGATATTGCGGGTTTTGAGATCTTTGAG TTCAACAGCTTCGAGCAGCTCTGCATCAACTTCACCAACGAGAAGCTGCAGCAGTTCTTCAACCAGCACATGTTCGTGCTGGAGCAGGAGGAGTACAAGCGGGAGGGCATCGACTGGGTCTTCATCGACTTTGGCCTGGACCTGCAGCCCTGCATCGACCTCATTGAGAAG CCGCTCGGCATCCTGTCCATCCTGGAGGAGGAGTGCATGTTCCCCAAGGCCTCAGACGCCAGCTTCCGGGCCAAGCTCTACGATAACCACGCGGGGAAGTCGCCCAACTTCCAGCAGCCAAGACCTGACAAGAAGCGCAAATACCAGGCCCACTTCGAGGTGGTCCACTACGCGGGCGTG GTGCCTTACAGCATCGTGGGCTGGCTGGAGAAGAACAAGGACCCACTGAATGAGACAGTGGTCCCCATCTTCCAAAAGTCACAGAACAAGCTCTTGGCTACCCTCTATGAGAACTATGCAGGCTCCTGCTCCA CTGAGCCTCCGAAGTCGGGGGTGAAAGAGAAGCGTAAGAAGGCAGCGTCGTTCCAGACGGTGTCCCAGGTGCACAAG GAGAACCTCAACAAGCTGATGACCAACCTGCGGGCCACACAGCCCCACTTTGTCCGGTGCATTGTCCCCAATGAGAATAAGACCCCAG GGGTCATGGATGCCTTCTTGGTGCTGCACCAGCTGCGCTGCAATGGGGTTCTGGAGGGGATCCGGATCTGCCGCCAAGGGTTCCCCAACAGGCTGCTCTACGCCGACTTCCGGCAGCG GTACCGCATCCTGAACCCTGGAGCCATCCCGGACGACACCTTCATGGACAGCAGGAAGGCCACGGAGAAGCTGCTGGGCTCCCTGGACATCGACCACACCCAGTACCAGTTCGGCCACACCAAG gtGTTCTTCAAGGCTGGGCTGCTGGGCATCCTGGAGGAGCTTCGCGACCAGCGCCTGGCCAAGGTCCTGACGCTGCTGCAGGCGCGGAGCCGGGGCCGCCTCATGCGCCTTGAGTACCAGCGCCtgctgggaggcag GGACGCCCTGTTCACCATCCAGTGGAACATCCGCGCCTTCAATGCCGTCAAGAACTGGTCATGGATGAAGCTCTTTTTCAAGATGAAGCCGCTGCTGCGCTCGGCGCAGGCCGAGGAGGAGCTGGCGGCCCTGCGGGCGGAGCTGCGGGGGCTGCGGTCGGCACTGGCCAGCGCAGAGGCCAAgcggcaggagctggaggagacgCACGTCAGCGTCACCCAGGAGAAGAACGACCTGGCCCTGCAGCTGCAGGcg GAGCAGGACAACCTGGCGGATGCCGAGGAGCGCTGCCACTTGCTAATCAAGTCCAAGGTGCAGCTGGAGGCGAAGGTGAAGGAGCTGAGCGAGCGGctggaggacgaggaggaggtgAACGCCGACCTGGCCGCCCGCAGGCGCAAGCTGGAGGACGAGTGCACGGAGCTCAAGAAGGACATCGATGACCTGGAGCTGACGCTGGCCAAGGCCGAGAAGGAGAAGCAGGCCACTGAGAACAAG GTGAAGAACCTGACAGAGGAGATGGCGGCCCTGGAGGAGTCGGTGGCCCGGCTGACCAAGGAGAAGAAGGCTTTGCAGGAGGCCCACCAGCAGGCCCTGGGTGACCTGCAGGCCGAGGAGGATCGTGTGAGCGCGCTGGCCAAGGCCAAGCTTCGGCTGGAGCAGCAGGTGGAAGAC CTGGAGTGCTCCCTGGAGCAGGAGAAGAAGCTGCGCATGGACACGGAGCGGGCCAAGCGCAAGCTTGAGGGTGACCTGAAGCTGACGCAGGAGTCGGTGACAGACGCTGCCCAGgacaagcagcagctggaggagaagCTCAAGAA GAAGGACTCGGAGCTGAGTCAGCTGAACCTGCGGGTGGAAGACGAGCAGCTCCTCGGGGCGCAGCTGCAGAAGAAGATCAAGGAGCTGCAG GCTCGGgcagaggagctggaggaggagctggaggcagaGCGGGCAGCCCGGGCCCGAGTGGAGAAGCAACGAGCAGAGGCAGCCCGAGAGCTGGAGGAGCTGAGTGAGCGGCTGGAGGAGGCCGGCGGCGTGTCTTCCGGGCAGCGAGAGGGCTGCCGCAAGCGCGAGGCCGAGCTGGGGCGGCTGCGGCGGGAACTGGAGGAGACAGCGCTGCGGCACGAGGCCACGGTGGCCGCCCTGCGGCGCAAGCAGGCAGACAGCGCGGCAGAGCTGGGCGAGCAGGTGGACAGTCTGCAGCGCGTGCGGcagaagctggaaaaagaaaagagtgagcTCCGCATGGAGGTGGACGACCTGGGCACCAGCGTGGAGACTTTGGCCCGTGGCAAg GCCAGTGCAGAGAAGCTGTGCCGGACCTACGAGGATCAGCTGAGTGAGGCCAAGATCAAGGTGGAGGAGCTGCAGCGGCAGTTGGCAGACGCGAGCACCCAGCGCGGACGGCTGCAAACTGAGAATG GGGAGCTGAGCCGCCTGCTTGAGGAGAAGGAGTCTCTGATTAGCCAGCTGAGCCGTGGTAAGGCCTTGGCCACCCAGAGCCTAGAGGAACTGCGGAgacagctggaggaggagagcaAG GCCAAGAGTGCGCTGGCCCACGCTGTGCAGGCTCTTCGGCACGACTGTGACCTCTTGCGGGAGCAGCATGAGGAGGAGTCCGAGGCCCAGGCTGAGCTGCAGCGGTTGCTGTCCAAGGCCAATGCCGAGGTGGCCCAGTGGAGGAGCAAGTATGAGGCAGACGCCATCCAAAGGAccgaggagctggaggaggccaa AAAGAAACTGGCCCTGCggctgcaggaggcagaggagggcgtAGAGGCCGCCAACGCCAAGTGCTCATCACTGGAGAAGGCCAAGCTGCGGCTGCAGACAGAGTCAGAGGACGTGACCCTGGAGCTGGAGCGGGCGACCTCTGCCGCGGCTGCGCTGGATAAGAAGCAGCGGCATTTGGAGCGGGCCCTGGAGGAGCGGCGGCGGCAGGAAGAGGAGACGCAGCGGGAGCTGGAGGCGGCCCAGAGGGAGGCCCGCAGCCTGGGCACCGAGCTCTTCCGGCTGCGGCACACACACGAGGAGGCTCTGGAGGCCCTGGAGACGCTCAAGCGGGAGAACAAGAACCTACAGG AGGAGATCAGTGACCTCTCAGACCATGTCAGCCTCAGTGGAAAGAGCATCCAGGAGCTGGAGAAAGCCAAGAAGGCGCTGGAAGGGGAGAAGAGTGAGCTCCAGGCCGCACTGGAGGAGGCTGAG GGGGCCCTCGAGTTGGAGGAGACCAAGACTCTTCGGATCCAGCTGGAGCTATCCCAGGTCAAGGCGGAAGTGGACCGGAAACTGGCCGAAAAAGACGAGGAGTGCGCTAACCTGAG ACGCAACCACCAGCGGGCAGTGGAGTCCCTGCAAGCCTCCCTGGATGCAGAGACCCGGGCCCGCAATGAGGCACTGCGGCTCAAGAAGAAGATGGAGGGTGACCTCAACGACCTGGAGCTGCAGCTGGGCCATGCCACCCGCCAGGCCACAGAGGCACAGGCAGCCACACGGCTGTTGCAGGCCCAGCTCaaggaggagcaggcagggcgGGACGAGGAGCAGCGGCTGTCGGCAGAGCTCCGGGAGCAGGCACAAGCCCTAGAGCGACGGGGCATGCTGCTGGCCACGGAGCTGGAAGAGCTGCGGGCTGCCCTGGAGCAGGGCGAGCGCAGCCGGAGGCTGGCGGAACAGGAGCTGCTCGAGGCCACGGAGCGCCTCAACCTCCTGCATTCGCAG AACACAGGCCTCCTGAACCAGAAAAAGAAGCTAGAGGTGGACTTGGCCCAGCTGAGTggagaggtggaggaggcagCCCAGGAGAGGCGGGAAGCTGAGGAGAAGGCCAAAAAGGCCATCACCGAT gcagccatGATGGCGGAGGAGCTGAAGAAGGAGCAGGACACGAGTGCACACCTGGAACGGATGAAGAAGACACTGGAGCAGACGGTGCGGGAGCTACAGGCACGGCTTGAGGAAGCGGAACAAGCTGCCCTCCGGGGTGGGAAGAAGCAGGTGCAGAAGCTGGAGGCCAAG GTGCGGGAGCTGGAGGCCGAGCTCGATGCCGAGCAGAAGAAGCACGCTGAGGCCCTCAAGGGGGTGCGGAAACATGAGCGCCGGGTCAAGGAACTTGCGTACCAG GCCGAGGAGGACAGGAAGAACCTGGCCCGAATGCAGGACCTGGTGGACAAGCTGCAGAACAAGGTCAAGAGCTACAAACGGCAGTTCGAAGAGGCG GAGCAGCAGGCCAACACTAACCTGGCCAAGTATCGGAAGGCCCAGCACGAGCTGGATGATGCAGAGGAGCGGGCAGACATGGCAGAAACCCAGGCCAACAAGCTGCGCGCTCGGACCCGGGACGCCCTGGGCCACAAG CACAAAGAGTGA
- the MYH7B gene encoding myosin-7B isoform X2, which produces MDAQRVPPVADPSPWLTSVSPSHSSRPRKPVHADHQFLATKTGGTLEDQIIEANPAMEAFGNAKTLRNDNSSRFGKFIRIHFGPTGKLASADIDSYLLEKSRVIFQLPGERGYHVYYQILSGKKPELQDMLLLSMNPYDYHFCSQGVITVDNMDDGEELMATDHAMDILGFSVDEKCACYKIVGALLHFGNMKFKQKQREEQAEADGTESADKAAYLMGVNSGDLLKGLLHPRVRVGNEYVTKGQSVEQVVFAVGALAKATYDRLFRWLVSRINQTLDTKLPRQFFIGVLDIAGFEIFEFNSFEQLCINFTNEKLQQFFNQHMFVLEQEEYKREGIDWVFIDFGLDLQPCIDLIEKPLGILSILEEECMFPKASDASFRAKLYDNHAGKSPNFQQPRPDKKRKYQAHFEVVHYAGVVPYSIVGWLEKNKDPLNETVVPIFQKSQNKLLATLYENYAGSCSTEPPKSGVKEKRKKAASFQTVSQVHKENLNKLMTNLRATQPHFVRCIVPNENKTPGVMDAFLVLHQLRCNGVLEGIRICRQGFPNRLLYADFRQRYRILNPGAIPDDTFMDSRKATEKLLGSLDIDHTQYQFGHTKVFFKAGLLGILEELRDQRLAKVLTLLQARSRGRLMRLEYQRLLGGRDALFTIQWNIRAFNAVKNWSWMKLFFKMKPLLRSAQAEEELAALRAELRGLRSALASAEAKRQELEETHVSVTQEKNDLALQLQAEQDNLADAEERCHLLIKSKVQLEAKVKELSERLEDEEEVNADLAARRRKLEDECTELKKDIDDLELTLAKAEKEKQATENKVKNLTEEMAALEESVARLTKEKKALQEAHQQALGDLQAEEDRVSALAKAKLRLEQQVEDLECSLEQEKKLRMDTERAKRKLEGDLKLTQESVTDAAQDKQQLEEKLKKKDSELSQLNLRVEDEQLLGAQLQKKIKELQARAEELEEELEAERAARARVEKQRAEAARELEELSERLEEAGGVSSGQREGCRKREAELGRLRRELEETALRHEATVAALRRKQADSAAELGEQVDSLQRVRQKLEKEKSELRMEVDDLGTSVETLARGKASAEKLCRTYEDQLSEAKIKVEELQRQLADASTQRGRLQTENGELSRLLEEKESLISQLSRGKALATQSLEELRRQLEEESKAKSALAHAVQALRHDCDLLREQHEEESEAQAELQRLLSKANAEVAQWRSKYEADAIQRTEELEEAKKKLALRLQEAEEGVEAANAKCSSLEKAKLRLQTESEDVTLELERATSAAAALDKKQRHLERALEERRRQEEETQRELEAAQREARSLGTELFRLRHTHEEALEALETLKRENKNLQEEISDLSDHVSLSGKSIQELEKAKKALEGEKSELQAALEEAEGALELEETKTLRIQLELSQVKAEVDRKLAEKDEECANLRRNHQRAVESLQASLDAETRARNEALRLKKKMEGDLNDLELQLGHATRQATEAQAATRLLQAQLKEEQAGRDEEQRLSAELREQAQALERRGMLLATELEELRAALEQGERSRRLAEQELLEATERLNLLHSQNTGLLNQKKKLEVDLAQLSGEVEEAAQERREAEEKAKKAITDAAMMAEELKKEQDTSAHLERMKKTLEQTVRELQARLEEAEQAALRGGKKQVQKLEAKVRELEAELDAEQKKHAEALKGVRKHERRVKELAYQAEEDRKNLARMQDLVDKLQNKVKSYKRQFEEAEQQANTNLAKYRKAQHELDDAEERADMAETQANKLRARTRDALGHKHKE; this is translated from the exons ATGGATGCCCAACGTGTTCCACCAGTGGCTGATCCCTCACCTTGGCTAacttctgtgtctccctcccattcctccaGACCGAGAAAACCAGTCCATGCTGATCAC cAATTTCTGGCCACAAAGACTGGG gGTACCCTTGAGGATCAAATCATTGAGGCTAACCCTGCGATGGAGGCTTTTGGCAACGCCAAAACCCTGCGGAATGACAACTCATCCCGCTTT GGCAAGTTCATCCGCATTCACTTTGGGCCCACTGGGAAGCTGGCGTCTGCGGATATAGACAGCT ATCTCCTGGAGAAGTCGAGGGTGATCTTCCAGCTGCCCGGAGAGCGTGGCTACCATGTCTACTACCAGATCCTCTCGGGGAAGAAGCCAGAGCTGCAGG ACATGCTGCTTCTGTCTATGAACCCCTACGACTACCACTTCTGCAGTCAGGGTGTCATCACCGTGGACAACATGGATGATGGGGAGGAGCTCATGGCCACAGAT CATGCCATGGACATCCTGGGCTTCAGCGTGGACGAGAAGTGTGCCTGCTATAAGATCGTGGGTGCCCTCCTGCACTTCGGCAACATGAAGTTCAAGCAGAAGCAGCGGGAGGAGCAGGCCGAGGCCGACGGCACAGAGA GTGCTGACAAGGCAGCCTACCTGATGGGAGTCAACAGTGGGGACCTCCTCAAAGGCCTTCTGCACCCCCGAGTCCGTGTGGGGAACGAGTACGTGACCAAGGGCCAGAGCGTGGAGCAG GTGGTGTTTGCCGTGGGGGCTCTGGCCAAGGCCACCTACGACCGGCTGTTCCGGTGGCTGGTGTCTCGGATCAACCAGACGCTGGACACAAAGCTGCCCCGGCAGTTCTTCATCGGGGTCCTGGATATTGCGGGTTTTGAGATCTTTGAG TTCAACAGCTTCGAGCAGCTCTGCATCAACTTCACCAACGAGAAGCTGCAGCAGTTCTTCAACCAGCACATGTTCGTGCTGGAGCAGGAGGAGTACAAGCGGGAGGGCATCGACTGGGTCTTCATCGACTTTGGCCTGGACCTGCAGCCCTGCATCGACCTCATTGAGAAG CCGCTCGGCATCCTGTCCATCCTGGAGGAGGAGTGCATGTTCCCCAAGGCCTCAGACGCCAGCTTCCGGGCCAAGCTCTACGATAACCACGCGGGGAAGTCGCCCAACTTCCAGCAGCCAAGACCTGACAAGAAGCGCAAATACCAGGCCCACTTCGAGGTGGTCCACTACGCGGGCGTG GTGCCTTACAGCATCGTGGGCTGGCTGGAGAAGAACAAGGACCCACTGAATGAGACAGTGGTCCCCATCTTCCAAAAGTCACAGAACAAGCTCTTGGCTACCCTCTATGAGAACTATGCAGGCTCCTGCTCCA CTGAGCCTCCGAAGTCGGGGGTGAAAGAGAAGCGTAAGAAGGCAGCGTCGTTCCAGACGGTGTCCCAGGTGCACAAG GAGAACCTCAACAAGCTGATGACCAACCTGCGGGCCACACAGCCCCACTTTGTCCGGTGCATTGTCCCCAATGAGAATAAGACCCCAG GGGTCATGGATGCCTTCTTGGTGCTGCACCAGCTGCGCTGCAATGGGGTTCTGGAGGGGATCCGGATCTGCCGCCAAGGGTTCCCCAACAGGCTGCTCTACGCCGACTTCCGGCAGCG GTACCGCATCCTGAACCCTGGAGCCATCCCGGACGACACCTTCATGGACAGCAGGAAGGCCACGGAGAAGCTGCTGGGCTCCCTGGACATCGACCACACCCAGTACCAGTTCGGCCACACCAAG gtGTTCTTCAAGGCTGGGCTGCTGGGCATCCTGGAGGAGCTTCGCGACCAGCGCCTGGCCAAGGTCCTGACGCTGCTGCAGGCGCGGAGCCGGGGCCGCCTCATGCGCCTTGAGTACCAGCGCCtgctgggaggcag GGACGCCCTGTTCACCATCCAGTGGAACATCCGCGCCTTCAATGCCGTCAAGAACTGGTCATGGATGAAGCTCTTTTTCAAGATGAAGCCGCTGCTGCGCTCGGCGCAGGCCGAGGAGGAGCTGGCGGCCCTGCGGGCGGAGCTGCGGGGGCTGCGGTCGGCACTGGCCAGCGCAGAGGCCAAgcggcaggagctggaggagacgCACGTCAGCGTCACCCAGGAGAAGAACGACCTGGCCCTGCAGCTGCAGGcg GAGCAGGACAACCTGGCGGATGCCGAGGAGCGCTGCCACTTGCTAATCAAGTCCAAGGTGCAGCTGGAGGCGAAGGTGAAGGAGCTGAGCGAGCGGctggaggacgaggaggaggtgAACGCCGACCTGGCCGCCCGCAGGCGCAAGCTGGAGGACGAGTGCACGGAGCTCAAGAAGGACATCGATGACCTGGAGCTGACGCTGGCCAAGGCCGAGAAGGAGAAGCAGGCCACTGAGAACAAG GTGAAGAACCTGACAGAGGAGATGGCGGCCCTGGAGGAGTCGGTGGCCCGGCTGACCAAGGAGAAGAAGGCTTTGCAGGAGGCCCACCAGCAGGCCCTGGGTGACCTGCAGGCCGAGGAGGATCGTGTGAGCGCGCTGGCCAAGGCCAAGCTTCGGCTGGAGCAGCAGGTGGAAGAC CTGGAGTGCTCCCTGGAGCAGGAGAAGAAGCTGCGCATGGACACGGAGCGGGCCAAGCGCAAGCTTGAGGGTGACCTGAAGCTGACGCAGGAGTCGGTGACAGACGCTGCCCAGgacaagcagcagctggaggagaagCTCAAGAA GAAGGACTCGGAGCTGAGTCAGCTGAACCTGCGGGTGGAAGACGAGCAGCTCCTCGGGGCGCAGCTGCAGAAGAAGATCAAGGAGCTGCAG GCTCGGgcagaggagctggaggaggagctggaggcagaGCGGGCAGCCCGGGCCCGAGTGGAGAAGCAACGAGCAGAGGCAGCCCGAGAGCTGGAGGAGCTGAGTGAGCGGCTGGAGGAGGCCGGCGGCGTGTCTTCCGGGCAGCGAGAGGGCTGCCGCAAGCGCGAGGCCGAGCTGGGGCGGCTGCGGCGGGAACTGGAGGAGACAGCGCTGCGGCACGAGGCCACGGTGGCCGCCCTGCGGCGCAAGCAGGCAGACAGCGCGGCAGAGCTGGGCGAGCAGGTGGACAGTCTGCAGCGCGTGCGGcagaagctggaaaaagaaaagagtgagcTCCGCATGGAGGTGGACGACCTGGGCACCAGCGTGGAGACTTTGGCCCGTGGCAAg GCCAGTGCAGAGAAGCTGTGCCGGACCTACGAGGATCAGCTGAGTGAGGCCAAGATCAAGGTGGAGGAGCTGCAGCGGCAGTTGGCAGACGCGAGCACCCAGCGCGGACGGCTGCAAACTGAGAATG GGGAGCTGAGCCGCCTGCTTGAGGAGAAGGAGTCTCTGATTAGCCAGCTGAGCCGTGGTAAGGCCTTGGCCACCCAGAGCCTAGAGGAACTGCGGAgacagctggaggaggagagcaAG GCCAAGAGTGCGCTGGCCCACGCTGTGCAGGCTCTTCGGCACGACTGTGACCTCTTGCGGGAGCAGCATGAGGAGGAGTCCGAGGCCCAGGCTGAGCTGCAGCGGTTGCTGTCCAAGGCCAATGCCGAGGTGGCCCAGTGGAGGAGCAAGTATGAGGCAGACGCCATCCAAAGGAccgaggagctggaggaggccaa AAAGAAACTGGCCCTGCggctgcaggaggcagaggagggcgtAGAGGCCGCCAACGCCAAGTGCTCATCACTGGAGAAGGCCAAGCTGCGGCTGCAGACAGAGTCAGAGGACGTGACCCTGGAGCTGGAGCGGGCGACCTCTGCCGCGGCTGCGCTGGATAAGAAGCAGCGGCATTTGGAGCGGGCCCTGGAGGAGCGGCGGCGGCAGGAAGAGGAGACGCAGCGGGAGCTGGAGGCGGCCCAGAGGGAGGCCCGCAGCCTGGGCACCGAGCTCTTCCGGCTGCGGCACACACACGAGGAGGCTCTGGAGGCCCTGGAGACGCTCAAGCGGGAGAACAAGAACCTACAGG AGGAGATCAGTGACCTCTCAGACCATGTCAGCCTCAGTGGAAAGAGCATCCAGGAGCTGGAGAAAGCCAAGAAGGCGCTGGAAGGGGAGAAGAGTGAGCTCCAGGCCGCACTGGAGGAGGCTGAG GGGGCCCTCGAGTTGGAGGAGACCAAGACTCTTCGGATCCAGCTGGAGCTATCCCAGGTCAAGGCGGAAGTGGACCGGAAACTGGCCGAAAAAGACGAGGAGTGCGCTAACCTGAG ACGCAACCACCAGCGGGCAGTGGAGTCCCTGCAAGCCTCCCTGGATGCAGAGACCCGGGCCCGCAATGAGGCACTGCGGCTCAAGAAGAAGATGGAGGGTGACCTCAACGACCTGGAGCTGCAGCTGGGCCATGCCACCCGCCAGGCCACAGAGGCACAGGCAGCCACACGGCTGTTGCAGGCCCAGCTCaaggaggagcaggcagggcgGGACGAGGAGCAGCGGCTGTCGGCAGAGCTCCGGGAGCAGGCACAAGCCCTAGAGCGACGGGGCATGCTGCTGGCCACGGAGCTGGAAGAGCTGCGGGCTGCCCTGGAGCAGGGCGAGCGCAGCCGGAGGCTGGCGGAACAGGAGCTGCTCGAGGCCACGGAGCGCCTCAACCTCCTGCATTCGCAG AACACAGGCCTCCTGAACCAGAAAAAGAAGCTAGAGGTGGACTTGGCCCAGCTGAGTggagaggtggaggaggcagCCCAGGAGAGGCGGGAAGCTGAGGAGAAGGCCAAAAAGGCCATCACCGAT gcagccatGATGGCGGAGGAGCTGAAGAAGGAGCAGGACACGAGTGCACACCTGGAACGGATGAAGAAGACACTGGAGCAGACGGTGCGGGAGCTACAGGCACGGCTTGAGGAAGCGGAACAAGCTGCCCTCCGGGGTGGGAAGAAGCAGGTGCAGAAGCTGGAGGCCAAG GTGCGGGAGCTGGAGGCCGAGCTCGATGCCGAGCAGAAGAAGCACGCTGAGGCCCTCAAGGGGGTGCGGAAACATGAGCGCCGGGTCAAGGAACTTGCGTACCAG GCCGAGGAGGACAGGAAGAACCTGGCCCGAATGCAGGACCTGGTGGACAAGCTGCAGAACAAGGTCAAGAGCTACAAACGGCAGTTCGAAGAGGCG GAGCAGCAGGCCAACACTAACCTGGCCAAGTATCGGAAGGCCCAGCACGAGCTGGATGATGCAGAGGAGCGGGCAGACATGGCAGAAACCCAGGCCAACAAGCTGCGCGCTCGGACCCGGGACGCCCTGGGCCACAAG CACAAAGAGTGA